The following nucleotide sequence is from Lysobacter panacisoli.
GGGCACGCTCGACAGTCGGCTCTGCGTTCCCAGGCCAATGGCTGCCAGACCGATCCAGAACCACTGCGAACCATTGCCGCGGCGATACTTGACGAGGCCCAGCACGCCCATCATCAGGAGCCATGCAGCGAACGCATCGCCCTTGGCCGTCATCGCGATGTTCGCAAGTGCGGGCATGGAACAGACCAGCGCCGTTCCGATCAGACGCAAGGTGGGGCTGACGCCGTATTCGCGCAGGATCGCCACCAGCGTGAACGCGATCAGCGACCAGCTCACTATGCCCAGGCCGAAGATCAACGAGACGCTGCCCAGCCCGGCGAAGGGCAACGCGAGCGCCTCGTACACCTTCGGGTAGTAATGGACGAGCCAGACCATCTCCTGCGACGCGAACAGGCTGCCATCGCCGACGAGGACTTTCTCGGACTGCAGGCCATACCAGGCGGAGTCGAAGTCCACCCACACGGAGGACTTGGCGAACAGCGCCATGAAGAAGGTCGCCAATCCCGCCACGATCCAGCGGTCGATCAGTCGCCGAGTAGGCATGAAGCGCCACACCAGTGTGACCAGGCGTGGCCCCCGATAGAACAGGAGCACGCCACCGAGGACGGCAATCGCGATCAACCTGATCGCGCCAACCGACCCCAGTCCCAGCGCCGAGCAGGTCCAGATGACGAGCGACCACACCACCAGGCCGAACATTCCGGCTACGAGAAGGGAGGTCGGACGCAGCGACTGCGGGCCCACGATCCGTTCCAGGGCCGTCCTTCCCAGCGCGAAGATCGCTTCCACATACAGGACCACCAGGGCGACGGACAGGTCGACGCCGTGTCGTCGGCCATACAACCAAGCCGCACCCAGCCCGAGCAGGAGTCCGTGGCGTCGATCAGGCAGCGAGAGCGCACCGAAGAGCAGCGCCCACAGCAGCAGCACTTCAAGCCCGCCCTGGCGGAACTCCAGCTGCTGGATGTGCCAGTCGAACGGCCCCTTGTCGACCAGCGAGTCCAGCGGTGCAAGAAGGAACCACACTGCAAGCAGCGCAGCCGCTGTCATGCCGACCAGCATCGGCCCCGAAATCCGCACTTTCGTCATCATCGCACCGCGGTCAATGTCCAGAGCGAGCCCATCAGGCCCACGCCCGGATTCCAAGGGAGGACCATGTCGACCTTGGTAAAGCCCGCGGCGCGCGTTGCCTCGAGCAGGTCCCAGCCGAAATGGTAATAGCAAAGGATGCCAGAACCCGCGGCCGGATCACCGTGGTACTCCGGCGGCTGCAGGTGCGTGACGGTGCCGTTGCTCGATACGGTCGCCCGGACCAGCGTCTCCGGAAACCCGGCAACGAATGGAGCCGTGAGCAGCGGACGTGGCGCTCGCACAAGCCGCACCATCCGTGCCACAGATCGTCGACCGCCAGCTTTGGCAGCGCCTGTTCGAACTGCCCGCGTCGATCATAGCGATCGCTGGCGGCCGCCATTTCCTGCCAGCGCGTGTAGCTGTCGAAGTGCTCGTCCGTCGTAGGCCCGATATCGTCGCTGCCCACGCACGCGTTCGCTTGTCCGTGTCGAGCCATGCCAACTCCTTGACGTTGCCCCGACCCTCGGCTTCGTTCAAGCCGGGGAAAGAAGTCCATCCCTCACGCGAGCCCGACCCGTTACGCGGTCAGGCCGTCCGGACGCAGGCCTCTGGCGAGAGACCACGCGAGTACTGCCGCTGCGGCGGTTCCGACAGCGTAAGCGCCGCGAACATGTGGGTCGGCTTGAGCCTGCCATCCGCGAAGCCAGCCTCGTCGAGCTGGTGGATGCGATCGATGAACGCACGATCCCACTCGGCATCAGCATTGAAATTGTGGCCGAACGCGCGGTCGATGAACGGGTCGATGACGTTGGCGAACCCAATGAACTTGTAGAACTCGAATCGCTCCAGCAAGGTCGGAAGGATGTCCTGCGCGCGGATCCCCTCGAAACCTTCGTCGGAACAGTCCCAGTTCTCGTATGTCTCTTCGTGCCGCGACAGGAGGCGGTTGTACCGGTACTCCGTCGGCATCTCCTGCCAGAAGCGTTGCACGTCATCCAGGGCTTCCGGCCAGCGCATGTGCCCGTTGCGACCGATGATGTCGCTGATGACGAACATCCCGGTGGGATGCAGGGCACGACGGACCTCGTCGAACAAGTCTTCCAGCGCCATGACGTGATGCAGGGACTGGGACGCCATGACACCGTCGTAGCGTCCGTCGGCGCGCCAGCGATTGAAGTCGCCTTCGACGAAGCCCACGTTGGACTGGACGCCTTCGGCCTTGGCCAGTTCGCGACCGCGCGCAAGCATGTGGGTATTGAGGTCCAGGCACTCGATCACGAAGCCGTCCAGCCCCTTCTGCCTCAGCAGCTTGGCCACCCGGACCTCGGTGTCGCAGTTGCCGGCGCCGATGCTGATGAATCGCGGCCGATCCGTACCGGTACGGACCGCGCTTTCATGAAGGTGGTTGGCAAACCACTCGTCCGGATGCCGAACGTCGAACTCCTCCACCATCGGCCGCAAGTAGGTGTGCGACCAGTAGTGGAAGATCGGCGGCAACGCATTCACGTCAGCCATGTCCTTGTATCGCGCATGTTCCTGCGCGAGTTTCGCGCGATACGCCGAAGTCCCCGCCATGCCGGAAGTCTTGCGCGCAGCGAGCAGATCGAAGATCGAACGAAGGGGATTCACCACTTTCTCCAGTCAGTAGGCCAGGGCGCTTTCACGGCCCAGAATGTACATGACCTCGCCCATCGCCGGATCCGTGAGGAGCTGGCGATTCTCGGCAGGCGCCGTCCAGATGCGATCGCGGACCGTTCCCGAGGTCTTGGGGCCGGGTTTCTCGACCACGAATGCCCAGGTCTTGCCGGGCACGGGATGCACGACGAAGCCTTCCTTCTCGAAGACTTTCCGTGCCGCGGTGACGGACCAGGAGGTGATGTGGCCGCGGCCGTAGGGATCGAGGTAGCCGGGGTCTTCCTTGCGGACGTATTCGGTCAGTCCTGTGTTGAACAGGAACAACGAACCGGGAACCGAACTGGCCGCGAGGGCCGAGGCGAGGTTGGCGGCCATCGCCGGGGTGAGGTGTTCGATCACCTCGATGCACACGCCGCACTCGAAAGGCATGCCGACATCGCGCAGGTCAGCACGCAGGTAATTCGGATGACTCGTGCAGTAACCGTCCGCGGGCGGGAACTTCTCGACACCGAAGAAGCGGTCGCGGTGCGACGGCAGGTAAGTCGACATCGCGTCCAGGAGGTAGCCCGGACCGGTGCCCACATCGATGAAGCGGTTGACCGGGATGCGGCAATACAGGATCGCTTCCGCCGCGCGGGCGAGCGACGACCCGAACGAACGCTCACGGGCCGATGCCAGTTCGTTCTGCCAGTACTCGGCGTCGTAGCGGCGCAGCGGTTCGCCTGCGTCGACGCTGCGAAGGAGTTCAGGGTCGGCGAAGATGAAGTCGCACGAGGAGCACGAGAAGTAATCCACGCCTTGAATTTCCCCGTGACGCGACGGAGTCGCGCCGCACAGAGGGCAATTCGCCGACGCTTTCGCTCGCGCCCGCTTAAATCCGAACATCCGTTGCTCCCTTAGGTGATGCAAAGTACTTCCGCAAAATGTGTTCCGCTTCGCCAAGCGAGCGCACCGTGCCCGGCGCCGGGTCACCGTCGCCTTCCAACAGCAGGTTCAATCCCACGCCTGCCGAGCGTCCCGCCTGCACGTCCCAGCTTTTGTCGCCGAGGAGCGCGGATTCGCCCAGGGCGATGCCGTACCGCCGCGCCGCCTCAAGGATCATACCCGGCGCTGGTTTCCGGCATTCGCACGTCCGTGCCTGGGGATCGACGGCGTCCGGATGGTGCGGGCAGTAGCAGGTCGCATGCAGGGCGGCGCCTCGCGCCTTGAATTCCCCATGTACCCAGCGGGTGTATGCCAGGAACTGCTGGTCGTCGTAATAGCCCCGCGCGATGCCTGCCTGGTTCGTCACCACCACGACCAGGCATCCCGCGTCGATCGCCATGCGCGACAGTTCGAAGATGCCGGGCATCCACTGTGTGTCCTCGCCGCGATGCACGTAACCGTGGTCGACGTTGATGATGCCGTCCCGGTCGAGGAACAACGCGCGACGCGGCGCGGCCAGTTCCTGCAGTACGCGGGGCGTGATGTCGTCCTCGAAGACGCCGCAGCCGGGTACGCTCACGTTCACCCCGCCACGACGGTCTGCGCGCGCGCGTAATCTTCCGGCACGCCGATGTCGATGAAGTCGCGGGTATCGGTGAAGGCGGCGACCTGTCCTTCCAGCGCCCACGGCAGCAGTACCCGTTCCTCGAACGAATACGACTCGTCGGCCGGAAGCCTTGAAAGACCCTCGCCAGTGATGAAGTAGCTGCCGGCGTTGATCAGACCCTCCCCCTGCCCGCCCTTCTCGCGGAACGCGCTCACCTTTCCGTCGCTGACTTCCACCGCTCCATAGCGGCCGACGTCATCCACGCGAGCGAGTGCGATGCCCATGCGCGCATCGGCGCGACGGGTAGCGGCTTCGAGCCCGGCAGGTGCGTAGCGCAGGAAGGTGTCCCCATTCGCCAGGTGCACACCGCCGTCGCCCAGCACATGGCCGGCAGCCTGGCGGATCGCACCGCCGGTGCCCAGCGGCTCTTCTTCGTGCGAGTACACGATCTCCATGCCGGACCAGCGAGAGCCTATCGCCGAACGGATCTGCTCGGCGCGGAAGCCGGTCGCCAGGATCGCGCGGCGCATGCCGGCGGCGGCGTAGGCATCCAGCTGGTAGGCAAGGAACGGCCTCGACCGGATCGGGGCCAGCGGCTTGGGCAGGTCCGCGACCACGGCGCGCAAGCGCGTGCCCATGCCCCCGACGAGGAGGATGACCTCGTCCGCCGTCACTTCGGGAAAACCTCGGACTCGATCAGCGCGCACAGCAGGTGGCCGATGAACTCGTGCCCTTCCTGGATGCGCGGGGTTTCGGTCGACGGCACGCGGAAGCAGACTTCGCAGCGGTCGACCATGTCTCCGCCGGTCGCCCCGGTAAAGCCGATGACGCGCACGCCCTTCTCCTCGCACGCGTCGAGCGCGCGCAGGATGTTCTTCGAGCGGCCGGAGGTGGAGATGGCGACGAACACGTCGCCCTTCTGCCCCAGCGCTTCGATCTGGCGCGCGAAGGTGTAGTCGTAGCCGTAATCGTTGCCGATCGCGGTGAGGATCGACGTGTCGGTCGTGAGCGCGATCGCTGGCAGGCCCGGACGGTCGTAGTAGAAGCGACTGACCAGCTCGCCGGCCCAGTGCTGCGCGTCGGCGGCGCTGCCGCCATTGCCTGCGAAGAGGATCTTCCTGCCCTCGCGCAGCGCGCCGACGCAGATCGCCACGGCCTGGCCGATCTGCTCGCGCAGACCGTCGTCGGCAGCCATGCGCTGGAAATTGTCGAGCGACTTGCCGAACTCGGCGCGAATGAAGTCGTTTATCCGAGTTTCCATGCGGAAGCTCCGTTCGAAGTGAAATGAGTGTCGTACACGGTGCCACCGGCGCCGCCCAGAGCGCGCACCAGTCCCACGCGCTGCGCGGGATCGCACAGGAACATCATGAAGCCGCCACCGCCCGCGCCCGACACCTTGGTCGCGTGCGCACCGTTGCGGAAAGCCAGCGCTTCGATCTCGTCGATCATGGGATTGGTGATGCTGGAGGCACTCTGCTTCTTGGCCTGCCAGCCCGACTGCATGACCGAAGCCAGGCGCAGGAAATCGCCGCGCAGCAGCGCTTCCTTCATCTGCGTGGCCTCCTGCTTGAGGCGGTGCATGGCGTCGAGCGAGTCGCTGCGTCCATCGCGGATATTGCGCGACTGTTCGTCGATGATCTTCGCCGAGGCGCGGGACACGCCGGTGAAGTACAGCACCAGGCTGGATTCCAGCTCCGACCAGATCCATTCCTTGATGCGAAGCGGATTCACCACGACGCGGTCGTTGTCGTAGAACTCCATGAAATTGAAGCCGCCGAATGCCGCCGCGTACTGGTCCTGCTTGCCGCCGGCCAGCCCCAGGTCGTTGCGTTCGATGCGGTACGCGAGCTGCGCGATCTCGTACTCGCCCAGCGCCAGCCCGAAGTACTCCGCGAACACCGTCACGAGTGCGACCACCATCGTCGATGAGGAGCCCAGGCCCGAACCGGGGGGCGCATCGGAGCTGGTGCGCACGCGCAGCGGCGGCGCGCGACCACCCAGGTAATCCTGCACGACGCGGCGATACACACCCTTCATCAACTGCAGCGGACCGGGCGCGATATCCACGCCGTCCGGCGCCATCGTCTGGCTGGCGTCCGCGTCCATCGCGAAGAACTCGGCCTGGCCGCTGGGCGACGGATCGAGTGTGGCGTATGCGTACTTGTCGATGGTCACGTTCATGACGTAACCGCCGTGCAGGTCGCAGAACGGCGAGACGTCGGTGCCGCCACCGGCAAGGCCGAGGCGCAGGGGCGCGCGTGCACGCACGATCATGGGCGGTTTCCTTCTGCCAGACCGAGGGAATCCAGCAATGTCTTCGCCATTGCGCCGCGGGAGAACGACCCCTCCGCGTAGTCCGCGCCCGCACGTGCCAGCTCCAGCCAGCGCGCGTCGTCGAGCAGCAGCGAGACGATCGCGCTGGCAAGCGGCGCCGGGGTGTCGTGTATCTCGCACACCCGGTCGACACCGGGCAACCCCTGCGCTCCCACCGAAGTGGTGACCAGCGGAAGTCCCTGCTGCAATGCTTCGACCACCTTGCTCTTGACCCCGGCGCCGAAGCGCAGCGGCACGACGGCCACTCGCGCACCGCGATAGCGGCGCATCAGCTCGGCATCATCGACGTAGCCGGTGACCTCGACCTGTG
It contains:
- a CDS encoding class I SAM-dependent methyltransferase, with the protein product MNALPPIFHYWSHTYLRPMVEEFDVRHPDEWFANHLHESAVRTGTDRPRFISIGAGNCDTEVRVAKLLRQKGLDGFVIECLDLNTHMLARGRELAKAEGVQSNVGFVEGDFNRWRADGRYDGVMASQSLHHVMALEDLFDEVRRALHPTGMFVISDIIGRNGHMRWPEALDDVQRFWQEMPTEYRYNRLLSRHEETYENWDCSDEGFEGIRAQDILPTLLERFEFYKFIGFANVIDPFIDRAFGHNFNADAEWDRAFIDRIHQLDEAGFADGRLKPTHMFAALTLSEPPQRQYSRGLSPEACVRTA
- a CDS encoding methyltransferase domain-containing protein translates to MAKRNTFCGSTLHHLREQRMFGFKRARAKASANCPLCGATPSRHGEIQGVDYFSCSSCDFIFADPELLRSVDAGEPLRRYDAEYWQNELASARERSFGSSLARAAEAILYCRIPVNRFIDVGTGPGYLLDAMSTYLPSHRDRFFGVEKFPPADGYCTSHPNYLRADLRDVGMPFECGVCIEVIEHLTPAMAANLASALAASSVPGSLFLFNTGLTEYVRKEDPGYLDPYGRGHITSWSVTAARKVFEKEGFVVHPVPGKTWAFVVEKPGPKTSGTVRDRIWTAPAENRQLLTDPAMGEVMYILGRESALAY
- a CDS encoding D-glycero-alpha-D-manno-heptose-1,7-bisphosphate 7-phosphatase, translated to MSVPGCGVFEDDITPRVLQELAAPRRALFLDRDGIINVDHGYVHRGEDTQWMPGIFELSRMAIDAGCLVVVVTNQAGIARGYYDDQQFLAYTRWVHGEFKARGAALHATCYCPHHPDAVDPQARTCECRKPAPGMILEAARRYGIALGESALLGDKSWDVQAGRSAGVGLNLLLEGDGDPAPGTVRSLGEAEHILRKYFASPKGATDVRI
- a CDS encoding sugar phosphate nucleotidyltransferase, giving the protein MRADRVRGFPEVTADEVILLVGGMGTRLRAVVADLPKPLAPIRSRPFLAYQLDAYAAAGMRRAILATGFRAEQIRSAIGSRWSGMEIVYSHEEEPLGTGGAIRQAAGHVLGDGGVHLANGDTFLRYAPAGLEAATRRADARMGIALARVDDVGRYGAVEVSDGKVSAFREKGGQGEGLINAGSYFITGEGLSRLPADESYSFEERVLLPWALEGQVAAFTDTRDFIDIGVPEDYARAQTVVAG
- a CDS encoding D-sedoheptulose-7-phosphate isomerase — protein: METRINDFIRAEFGKSLDNFQRMAADDGLREQIGQAVAICVGALREGRKILFAGNGGSAADAQHWAGELVSRFYYDRPGLPAIALTTDTSILTAIGNDYGYDYTFARQIEALGQKGDVFVAISTSGRSKNILRALDACEEKGVRVIGFTGATGGDMVDRCEVCFRVPSTETPRIQEGHEFIGHLLCALIESEVFPK
- a CDS encoding dehydrogenase; this encodes MIVRARAPLRLGLAGGGTDVSPFCDLHGGYVMNVTIDKYAYATLDPSPSGQAEFFAMDADASQTMAPDGVDIAPGPLQLMKGVYRRVVQDYLGGRAPPLRVRTSSDAPPGSGLGSSSTMVVALVTVFAEYFGLALGEYEIAQLAYRIERNDLGLAGGKQDQYAAAFGGFNFMEFYDNDRVVVNPLRIKEWIWSELESSLVLYFTGVSRASAKIIDEQSRNIRDGRSDSLDAMHRLKQEATQMKEALLRGDFLRLASVMQSGWQAKKQSASSITNPMIDEIEALAFRNGAHATKVSGAGGGGFMMFLCDPAQRVGLVRALGGAGGTVYDTHFTSNGASAWKLG